gcctgggtacTTCGCCagacacagctttatgggagagtggcaaagagaaagccactgttgaaaaaaaactcacatgaaatctcagctagagtttgccagtgGCATGTGGGAGatgctgaagtcagctggaagaagtttctatggtctgatgataccaaagttgagctttttgaccatcatACTAAAAGCTATGTTTGGTATAAGCCGAACAGTGGACATCATCAAAAacgcaccatccctaccgtgaagcacggtggtggctgcatcatgctgtggggatgcttcactgcagcaggccctggaaggcttgtgaaggtagaggataaaatgaatgcagcaaaatacagggaaatcctggaggaaagccTGATGCAGTCAGCAAGAGAACCGTGACTTGGGaatagatttgttttccagcaagacaatgaccccaagcataaagccaaagctacacaggaatggcttaaaaacaacaaagttaatgtcctggagtggccaagtcagaaaccagacctcaatccaattgagaatttgtggctggacttgaaaagggctgttcactcatgctccccatgcaatctgacagagcttgagagttttgtaaagaagaatgggaaaaattgtagtgtccTGACATGCAAAGCTGATGTAGACCTATCCacgcagactcaaggctgtaaatgctgccaaaggtgcatttactaaatactgacttgaagggggtgagtaattatgcaatcgattattttttgtttaataattgtaataaatttagatcaatttgtagaaaattgttttcactttgaaatgaaagtcttttctgttgattggtgtaaaaaaaaaagccaaattaaatccactgtgattcaatgttgtaaaataataaaacatggaaactttCAAGGGAGTGAGTACTTTGTATGTGGGCCAAGGATAGGCAAATGGCTTTCAAACCAGAGAATGCTGACATATTGTAATTTGGGAGATCAAACCAGAGTGCATGAATACATTGAATGGAAGGGCCCTGGGGAATGTTATGGAACAGAGGGGCCTCAGAGTAGAAGTCCATGGTTCGCTGAGAACAGTGTCTCAGGTAGAgagagcaggcagtgaagaagaagCTGGAAAGTTATGTAAGATGGTGAGGTCACAATTAAAGTATTAGGTATATTTTTGATCaccctgttacaggaaagatgttagtAAACTAAAGAGAGTGCAAGAAAGATTTACTAAGACTTTGCCTGGACTTGGGGACCTGAGAtatgagaggttgtggagactaAGACTTCATTCCATGGAAGAGAGGAAATTgaggagtgacctgatagaggcatatacaatcatgagaggcattgactggGTGAAAGCAAAGTCTTTTTGCCAGTGAGAAGATGCgaaaaacaagagggcacaggtttaaggtcagAGGCGAGAGATTTAAAAAGGccatcagggacagcttcttcactcagagggcagtgtgTATTtgggaatgaactgccagaaatagtggttgagaTGGGCATGTTAGCAACTTTTAAAGTTCATTTAAATAAGTACATGGACAAGAGAGGTTAAGAGGGCTATAGACCAAACgtgggcagatgggactagctcaCTGGACATGGACAAGTTGTGGAGCAgagtcagtgggccaaatggtcttaatctgctcctgtgccttatggtctaaacagcctgtttctgtgttgtacgatTCTATGACTTCAAATAACCCCTCTATACTGCAGCCTTCCACTTTACACCGACGCAAAGGCCCCCATTGCATGAGGTAATGTATTGGCATGAATCAAAGGGAGGCAGGCCAAACAAGAAACAGAGTAGGCACAAATGGGACAGTTCTTGATTCGGAAAGTGGAAGTACTGTTCTACAGGGATTGCTGCTGGGGccttttcttttcactatttatATAGATGAGAGATGTACACTACGCATTGAGAAGAGTGTAGCTCACTCTGCTGAAAAGTATAAAGGTAAATAGTTGTGAGTTGTGAAAAGAACGtgtctatacacacacacacgggattccacaaaatgctggaggagctcagcagctcaggcaccatccatagagaggaataaactacCGACGTTTTGGGTCTTCATCAGTCCTCACGCCTTGGATCCTGTACACGAGCAAAGACCGTGGGTCAATTTTCCTAGGACACCATTTCGGCCACGGCTGGGGAATGGTGTCCAGTTCTGGGTGTTGGACATTAGCAAAGatgtaaaggttaacttgcaggttgggtctgtggtagggaggcaaatgcaaagttggcattcatttcaagagggaactgaagcacccagaggtgATCCACACAACCACAGGGGGAACGTATAAACTCCGTCCAGACAGcgccagaattgaacctgggtcactggcgctgATTTGGTTTTCTTCTTAGAGTTGTCACCAAATGATCAATGGTCAAATATAGTTAAGTGTGTTGATGTGACatgtctagtgtggtagtgtagtgggcagTGCTTGTCAcccttactttcagcttccactgctggctagcagtcttgtgaAAGAAAGTCTCTCTTTGCcagtacatagcctctccaacagcaagcctcacgtAATGCCTCACTggcaacacacagaaactgaactcctttcagacaggcTGAATTGCAGAGGACGGGGAgaaggtctggcccctgcacacgtaGCACGCAGGCCCACTGGCGTGTGATTTGttaaccagatccccagctatgggtaaatagcccgactgccttgtgggcagcctcgggagagacaATAGCCACGGGAGTAAATCCAGACAGAAAATCTGCAATGGAGCCCCTAAGGTGGCTGAACATCATTGAAAgtccttctggcagctcctgcagccaaatatggtgccaaatgtattgattcataagctttcctttggactacagcagaggctgagagggggatcttgacaactGGACATTCCAGGATCTCTGGAGAGGTCGCTCCAGTGCCAAAACACCCATTGTTATTCAAGACCGACAGATGCCATCCTCATCAtcataattaaataattagtgcaagaagagcaaaaattaatgaggtagtgttcatgggttcgttgtctgttcagaaatctgatggcaaagggggagaagctgttcctgaaacattgagtgagagtcttcaggctcctgtgcctcctccctgatggtagcaataagaagagggcacgtcctggtgatgggggtccttaatggtggacgcTGCCATTTTcaggcatcgtcttttgaaggtgtcctcaatatTGGGAAGGCTGGCTCCCATGATGGAGTTTGCAACCTCCTgaagctttttccgatcctgtgcagtggcccctccatatcagacagtgatgtaaccagttagaatgctctccacagtacatctacagaaagTAGCTGGAGATATAAACTGTTAAAATCAATTAATAATTCCAATGTGTGAAGAATGTCATTGAAATAAAAGACGCAATGGTTTTTAATCAAAGTTTAGAACTGCTGAGGATTTGCTACGCTCTTGAGTTTTAAATTAGTTTTGTCATAGATAGGAAATTATTCTCAAATAGAAATTTTATCCACTCAAAATTAATCTTTCTGGGATTAGAAATATTTGATTAAGAAATTCAATTTGCTGATATTTGCATGAAAATATTACCCTGGGACGAGAGCGAAGACTAAGAGAGGAGAACGGGTTCTTCAAAGATTGTTTAGAGCTTGGTCTCTTAAATTAAATCTTCAGGACAATGTGTCCTCCTGTTTTGTTTTCACTTAGAGGAAATAATTCACGAAGACTGCTGCTGTTTTTGACATTAGCAGGTTGCATTAAAGAAATGATCCAGTCAGCTCCTGTGGTGATGAAGCAGAGATCTTACCATCAGCAAATGATGGCTCTAAGACATGAGATGGGCTCGGTGTAAGGTTGATAAGTGATGCTTAAGGATATAAAAACCAGGTGTAATTGTTTCGCACCAGTCTCAGGCTGACTTCTTTCTTGGTCGCTCTTGTTTAGATGCAGTCCTGCTCTATCTCTTGAAGTGAACTACAGCAAGATTTCAGGAATGTTTGGCTCGGTTTATAGTGCTCTTATCATCTCTGTGCTCTTCTCCCTAGACTGCTCTGCTTTCTCTGTCCGAAACATGGAACAGCCAGAAGAAAGCAGTGTACCCCAGAGAGGCTTTGGCCGGGAGATGGTGGTGCCTGTTGGGAATCTTCTGAAGAAAGGAAGACCTTCAGACTCATTCAATACTGACCAGCGTCTTCAGCCAGGCCAGCTCGACCCAAACCACGTTGGCATTCCCGTAAGTGGTCTTAATGTGGATAACAAGTCCACAGCTGATAGTTTCAACATCAATTTATCCTTCTGATCATttttcctcttcccctttccttttcttctattacccaccctggcctcttaactcttctcctcacctgccattCATCTCCCCCTGGTATCTGTCCTCCTCcattcatggtccactctccgctcttatcagattccttcatctacagccctttaccttttccacctatcacctcccagcttcaccccacctcccTCATTCACCTGCAGGCTTCTCTTCCTTCCCCAtatccaccttcttactctggcatcttcccccttgctttccagtcctggtgaagggtctcagttcaAAATGGCGAatctttgttcatttccatagatgttgcctgacctactgagttcctccagcattttgtgtgtgttgctctggataaagagtctgctggaggctgaagaagatggCCTGTTATGGGCAATACTTGCAGGctgtgtgttggctgttaatgcatatgacacatttcactgtatatcgtgatgtacatgtgataaatacttTATGTAACACCCTTTTGTAtcgaatgaagtggccactgagcgtatgttcatggtcttctgctgctgttacacatccacttcaaaattcaacgttttgtgtgttcagagatgctctttgcaTACCACTGTTCAGTTGATGTTGCATTCCTGTCAAATTGAGGCACACCCATtggattcagaaatagcttcttcccctctgccatctgatttctgaatggactttgaacccatgaacactactttccatttgtttttgcgctacttatttaatttaactatttaacatatatatttaatgtaattccagttttctatatcatgtattgcattggactgctgcAGCAGAcccaacaaatttcattacatatgttggtgacattaaacttgattctgaaccagtctggccattctcctccaatctctctcattaaaaaagcattttcaccctcagaacGGTGGCTCGttagatgctttttttttgtttattgcagctttctcagtaaactctaggaactgttgtgcatgaaaatcccaggagatcagcagtttctgagatactcaaaccaccccgtctggcaccaataatcattccacaattaaagtcacttagatcacatttcttccccattcggaTGTTTAGTCTGATCTACAACCAAATCTTTTGATCATgaatgcatgcttttatgcattgagttgctgccacatgattggctgattagatatttgcactaacaagcagatgtacaggtgtacctaataaagtggccactgaatgtaaagCTAAATCAAATCTGCTCTTTCTGTTTTGATTCAGTTTGATAAATGTAACATACCTTGTTGGCAGATAAGGTTTCCCCGGACTCCCCATATTCCAGGAGATAGAATGTAAATCACCTCCCTTCTTTATAAAATACCAAGGGGGCTTTCACTGCAGAAATAGTCTCTCATCCTGGCTACAGAGGCGGACAGGTGGTAAAGGAAGGTGTACAGCATGCTCGTCTTCATTTGTTGTGAAGCtatgttgcagatttataaaactctagcCTAAACTAACTGGAGgctacacctggagtactgcatactgTTCTGcctccccattacaggaagggtgtggagactttggagaaggtgcagaagagattaaaGGGCATGTGCTACAAGGAGATGTtgggcaaacttgggttgttttctctggagcagtggaggctaaaGAGAGACCTACAGGGCCACAGGGAGAGCAGAAAGCCATGGGTTgatatgtctaataccagagggcactcATTTCAGATGAAAGGGGCGTTTTTGTACATAAAGACCGGTGGctgtctgaaatgcactgccaaggATGGTGGCGGAGGTAGGTATGTATGATTGAGGCATTCAGGAGACTTTTAGATGggcacagggaatggagggatatggacattgggtaGGTAGAGGGTAATAATTTACTTGTCCATTTGATTACCAATTGACTGAGTtcagcactacattgtgggctgaaggctctGCCATTGTGCTGCATTGTTCCACACTCTGTTACCACCTTAACAGTCAGAATTGGATTTAATATCAttagcatgtcatgaaatttgttttctttttagcagcagtacagtgcaatacataatagaaaaatatgaattacaatatatataatagttaaatttaataagtagtgcaaaaaaaagtagtgagttagtgttcatgggtccaatgtcctttcagaaatctgatggaagggaggaagaagctgtccttgaattgttgagtgtacGTCTTCAGACTCtcatacctccttcctaatggtagcaatgagaacaaggcatgtcctgggtgatgggggttcatAATGATGGATGTGGCCTTTTTGAGTCATCACTCATTGGAGATGTCCTTGATAccggggaggctggtgcccatgatggactgactgagttcaggactttctgcagtttttatgggtcctgtgcagtaacctcacccgccccccccccataccagacagtgatgcagccagttagaatgctctctatgatACACATGGACAACTGGTTCACACTTCGAGTACTGTACTTATCCAATTTCCGTTTGGAAGTTACTATGCACCATTGCTGGGGAATGAAATGATTCTGGGTTTTTTTGATATCCCTAAAACAATGTTGCCCATCAGCTGAAAAATGCACAAAAATCACTCAATCACAACAATTTCTCCACAGGTTtgcaaagaatggcatcaaagaACAATGACTAAAAGTAGAGAGAGAAAGGAAACTTTCTGCCATTGTAGAACAAACGTTTGTACGTGTCAGACTTTTGAATCTAATAATTTTATGGAAGCTCCTTTGTATGCTGAACTTCAATGAAGAAGTTTCATTAAAAACCATGTTCTAGTTCCCAACACACAGTAGTTTGTTTGAAACCAGAGGATGGTTTGTAATGAAACTGCTTCTTTATTCTTTCAAGGAGTGTATCACACTACATAATAATTCAGTCCAATAAACAAACATGTTCTTTTTGTCTctgtttccttctcctgactcCTTGCAGCTTCTGGTTAACGAACAACCAGTGTTGCAGACCGATCCTCTTCAATCCTTATCACTAACAGACCCACCATACCAGCTCCCCTGTTAAATTCACTCTTAATCTTGTAGATCTTCTGCTGGTCGAGGCCAAGTGATGGGGTAGAGACCATAAGATAGGAAAAGAACTTGGCtgattggcccattgagtctgctcttccattccatagtggctgatttattatccctctcaactccattgtcctgccttttccccgtaccCTTAGACACTCTGAAtattccgctttaaatatacccaattacttagtttccacagctgtctgtggcaatgaattctacagactcaccaccctctggctaatgaaattcctcctcatctctgtctacAGGGacatcttgtattctgaggttgtgccttcagGCCctggactccaccactatagaaaCCAtgcactctttctaggcctttcagtatttgttgggtttcaatgagattcccccttcattcttctaaattccagtgactacagacTGGAGGTTCAccgcactctggctaaagaaactcctctacatttctgttctaaagtcaAGGCCACTCTAACCGTGCCTCCTATGATCTTGTGCatttctatcaaatcacctctcatcctccttcactccagagagaaaatccctagcatactcaacctatcctcataagacgtgCCCTCTAATCGGGAcaggatcctggtaaatctcctctgcaccctctctaaaccttctacatccttcctataataaggtgaccaaaactgaacacaatattctaagacATACAtttagggttggggttagtgagCTATGGGGGTGTTATGTTGGTGCCAAATCACCATGCCCAGAACAGTCCTCACTGTTTTgacttgatgcaaacaacacatttcactgtatatcttGCTGCACATATGACAAacaaatctaatctaatctatatATTTTAAGGTGCTGCGTAATTGCAAATTGTAACTGAAATCCATTTTTGTTTTCTATTTAGGATCTGAGTTTCAAGATGTATCCTGAAACCTTTGAGCAACCTTTCGAATTCCAGAAATTCCTGAAACCACCTCTGGTCTTTAGATTGATGAAAGGGCCACCTGATTTCTTGGCCAAGAGAACAGAAAGCTCACATCTGTCTAACCAAGCAGAACTGTCTGATCTGCCAGAGGTGCACAGAGAACATGGAGATGAAGAAAATGGGGTTGTGTTTCCCATGGGGAGGAGAAATTTTGATGGTAGGTTGTTGGTCTCTGGGCAGGGCTGTTGAGGAAAGGTTCATGATCTATGAGGGGAGCAAGGGAGAACTCACAAGTCATGGATCTAAATATAGGAACTGAAAtaatccattcagcccatcaagactgctcttcCATTgaccatagctgatttattttcccattcAACCCGTCTTCCCATAACTTTGATGCCCTTTAAGAGAAGGCAGTTTCTACTGgcatggtaatgtagtggttaacaTAACCACTACATAACACTATTATGGCACCAGCAACCCAAgtttaattcccactgctgtctgtacggAGATTGTATGATCCCCCGTGACTACTTGGTTCTGATTTccgcccacattccaaaaacgtacagattagtagattaattggtcacatgggtgtaattgtctcattgggctggaattgccatactgtatctctaaataaaaacaaatcagCTGAATATTCTTAAGACCTATTGAGATAGTTTCTTGAGATGTAAGGAGGTGAAAGGTTGCTAGGGGATTCAGAAAGGCTGAGCTGTGATCATACCAGATCAGCTCTGATTGTAATAAATGGTGAACATATTTagaatgccctctggtcctacattAGACAGCGAATAtggtttttaaaaattgtaataaTAATCTTGTTAGTATTATAAAATAGGGTGGTGATCAGCTGggaagtgggccaaggaatggcaaaaGGAGTTTAATTTATATGAGTGAGAGGTATTGCATTTCGGAAAGTCAAATCCAGGTAAGACTTTCACAGTGAACTGTAGGACTCTGGTGAGTGTTGTAGGACAGAAGGACCTTTGTGTTTAGATACATGGCTCCCTGAAAATTGAGTCACTGGtacacagggtggtgaagaagtctTTTGGCCTGCAGGCCTTCGTCAGTCAGGAAACTGCGTATAGAGCTTGTGAGGTTATGTTGCAATCCTAGATATTGTgaaggccacacttagagtattgtgttcagttttggtctgctGCTATAGGGAAAACGTTGCTATACAGGAAAGTGTTCATAAAAATTTAgcaggacttgagggcctgagttatagagagGGAGGTTCAAGGCTAGAACATTtatccttggagcatagaagactgATTAGTGACTTTATATGTGTAGAAGATCAAGAGAGGGGTATTAATGTGGTGAGTACACACACTTTTTCCTGAGTTGGAGAGTCATGAACTACGGGGcacgtttaaggtgagaggggagggatGTAATAGGAACTTGATGggtatcatttttttttaaactgagggTGCCACATACagagaacaagctgccagaggaagtggtctaGGCAGGAAGAGTAGCAACTTTTGAAAGCAGTTGGATAGGTAAAGTTTAGAAGGATATAGGTTGATGCTTGTGCAAAGGAAGCAGGAAGGGAGCTACTCGGCTTCGATGTTCCTATCATTCGTTTgatggggtttcttgttttgcagatgtctgtgaagagcatgaatttcaggttgtatacgttctctgatatttgaaatatatggcatgaatttaaagtgaaaggtggcaagttcaaaggagatattaAACACAGACAGTAGTAGGTTCCTGGAATGTGTTGCTGGAATtgaaattttaaaatgaaattagcTTTAgtatttgtcagatgtacatcgaaacatacagtgaaacgtgtctgcATCAATTCAAACCAGTGAGGATCGTGTTGAGTGGTGGTGAAGGTAGGTATGATGGTGTTTAAGATGGCTTTATTTGTATCTATATCTTTTTggacttttaagagatatttacaTAGACACATAAATGTCAGGGAattccagtaacatcatgaagggtgtcacccactctgctcatggactgtttgccccactcgcATCAGGGAGGAGTTTACacatcatccacaccaggaccaccagactcaaaagcagttactttctccaagcagcaAGACTGATAACACCTGCGCCCACTACCTCCACCACTTCTTTACAATTTCCTGTTAGTCTGCTTATGTTCAGCTTGGTGTCACTTTAATGAACATGCAATCAATCTCTTTGTGTAGaagctatttatttttattgtttattattattgttcatCTTTTGTAGTTTCTTTTAGTGCTGCATTGgattctgagtaaaaaaatatTTCGTTCTCTTTTACAATTGTGAacgggaaatgacattaaacaatcctgaataaCTTGAAACAGaaggagatgggcattgtgtaggcagaatggattagtttagttggcaatTTGAATACTAATTAGatcagaacaacattgtgggccaaatggcctgttcctgtgcagtactatTTCATGGATGAGCTTCTGGCCAGCATGCGGTatttgggcagaatggcctatttccataaattctattgcatttcttaatTCAAGTTGATCATTAGTTAATTGAAAGTATGTATTGTATGTTAccccacactaccctgagatttattttcttgctaacattcacagtagaactgatgaaaaactacacacagactggcaaacaaccaatgtgcaaaagactacaaaatgtgcaaactcaaaagaaaaacaaataacatTGAAGCATGAATTGTAAacaattcttgaaagtgagtctgagagttgtggaatcagttcagtgtggaggtgACTttagttatccatgccagttcaggagcctggagGTTGATTTTCCTGtgaaagcccacaagaaaatgatgttacctgggtttcagcaattaagttacagagaaaggttgaacaagttaggtctctattcattggagcgtagaaggttgaggggggatttgatcgaggtatataaaattttgagagggatagatagagttgacgtgaacaggctgtttccattgagagtacgggagattcaaactagaggacatgatttgagagttagggggcagaagtttaagggaaacacgaggaggtatttctttactcaaagagtgatagctgtgtggaatgagcttcctgtagaagtagtagaggccagttcagttgtgtcatttaaggtaaaattggataggtatatggacaggaaaggagtggagggttatgggctgagtgcgggtaggtgggactaggtgagattaagggttcggcaaggactaggagggccaagatggcctgtttccgtgctgtgattgttatatggttaatctgAAGGTATTATATGGTTTCTTATacctactttgatattaaatttaataAGACTTTGACTCTCCAATCCTGATTCTAAGTTGCATAATCATAAATGAGAGATGAAGCTATAATTTAAAGTTATGCAGGAACTCAATAACATtaaaaacataagagattctgcagttgctgaaaatccaggacgctgcctggcctgcagagttccgccagcattttgtatgcagtAATCAATATTATATTTCTTGTGTCTTTCAGTTCTCCGCTGTATGCTGGGACGTGTGTACCGACCTTGCTGGCAAAACTGACCACCACGTTAATGGCACGCAGGGAAACTCAACACAACTTTCATTCTTGCTTCGCTCCAAGTGGCCATCGTCATTCATCTGTGCTCCTTGACTTAAACAGTTAAAGTTTTAATGTGAAATTGTGTGTGACAGCCAGTAACCATTACAGTAACCATTAAATGCATTGATAGTTGTAACATTACACTCAGAGCACATTGAAAATAAAGTCAAACAAACCGATGGAGTAGCATTAATGGACTTAACATTTAAAATATAATAGAAGAAAAAACATATTAAACTCTGAAGAAGCTGGTGAGCTTCAATTGTCCAGGGATTAGCTTGTTCTTAGTTTTGTTGTCCTTCAAACCTCTTTGTGGTTGCTTGCACCGTTGCCCCTCCAGGTTGACTGATTTCACGTCCGTACAACCTGGTGGCTTATTCTCATCACCAGAGTCCAGCTCCAGCCGTTTCCGCTTCATCTCTTTCCGGCTGCCTTCCTGATTCCCGGCCTTCTCAGTCCCAGCTTTCCCAAGATTTGCTCTGTCTGTTGGCTTTGTTGTGGGTTTTGGCTTCCCTGTGACCAAAGAACatgagaaacaggagcaggaattGGCCGTCAGTCACTCAAGCCCAGTCACCATCTCCCTGTGTTATCCCCACATCCCCCATTCCTCTGACATCCAGAAACCTATCCACAGCCGTTTCAGCTCTTGAATAGGGCAGGGACAGATGCCACGAGGTAACATTGCAGCACTCTACACCTCTCGTTAgatcacacttagagtattgtgtagagttctggttgcctcgttataggaaggatgaggaagctttagagaaggtatagaagagatttacaaggattaaAGAACATATCTTGGGAGGGAGGTTGAGAGATCTAGACCTTTCCATTGTGGCAGGATGGAGTATGAGAAACTACTTAATAGAAGCGTATAAGATTATATGTATAAAATAACCTTACCTGTGATATCACCCCTAAACTTTTCCccaatggccaataccagaggatATACATGTATAAACCCTGGTCTAAACCCTAAAAATTTATCTATTG
This DNA window, taken from Hypanus sabinus isolate sHypSab1 chromosome 8, sHypSab1.hap1, whole genome shotgun sequence, encodes the following:
- the pmch gene encoding pro-MCH; amino-acid sequence: MTLLIMDPAESYCVGETDCSAFSVRNMEQPEESSVPQRGFGREMVVPVGNLLKKGRPSDSFNTDQRLQPGQLDPNHVGIPDLSFKMYPETFEQPFEFQKFLKPPLVFRLMKGPPDFLAKRTESSHLSNQAELSDLPEVHREHGDEENGVVFPMGRRNFDVLRCMLGRVYRPCWQN